The Pyrus communis chromosome 9, drPyrComm1.1, whole genome shotgun sequence genome has a segment encoding these proteins:
- the LOC137746290 gene encoding F-box protein PP2-B10-like, which translates to MSYGSGGYQQEKQKKAVDAGTSGEEGITCGGCGMAKSMVLDDDHRHVHMDLQALPEGCIANVVSLTTPPDACRFSAVSRSFMSAAESDAVWDKFLPHDIPSILPHFSSKKELYLTLCENPVLLDDGKMMFFLDKWSGKKCYMISARDLMIAWGGNPDYWGWNSVADSRFEEVAELRFVWWLEIRGKIETRILSPSTVYQAYLVFKLSAMADGFDHDDPLEVKVGLLGEEEAGNKRTVFLDQEEVERRRQKTPVGTSETQYPKKRTDGWLEVEMGEFFCPGEEDGAIIEMTCMEVKRIKSGLIVQGIEVRPKRM; encoded by the exons ATGAGCTACGGCAGCGGCGGATATCAACAAGAGAAGCAAAAGAAGGCAGTCGACGCCGGTACGTCAGGAGAAGAAGGAATCACTTGCGGTGGCTGCGGGATGGCAAAATCGATGGTACTCGATGACGATCATCGTCATGTTCACATGGATCTCCAGGCGTTGCCCGAAGGATGCATAGCTAACGTCGTCTCCTTAACGACGCCTCCAGACGCGTGCCGGTTTTCGGCGGTGTCTAGGAGTTTCATGTCGGCCGCCGAATCCGACGCCGTTTGGGACAAGTTCCTTCCCCATGATATCCCCTCCATACTCCCTCACTTCTCCTCCAAGAAGGAGCTTTACCTCACTCTCTGCGAAAACCCTGTCCTCCTTGACGATGGCAAAATG ATGTTTTTTCTGGACAAATGGAGTGGGAAAAAATGTTACATGATCTCGGCAAGGGACCTTATGATTGCTTGGGGTGGTAATCCTGACTACTGGGGATGGAATTCTGTTGCCGACTCCAG ATTTGAGGAGGTGGCTGAGCTTAGGTTTGTTTGGTGGCTTGAAATCCGTGGCAAAATTGAGACACGGATTCTCTCCCCATCCACAGTGTATCAAGCTTATCTTGTGTTCAAGTTAAGTGCAATGGCGGATGGGTTTGATCATGACGATCCCTTGGAAGTCAAGGTAGGACttcttggagaagaagaggCCGGTAATAAGCGCACTGTGTTTTTGGACCAAGAAGAAGTAGAAAGGCGGAGACAGAAGACCCCCGTCGGAACCAGTGAAACTCAATATCCGAAGAAAAGGACCGATGGCTGGTTGGAGGTGGAGATGGGTGAGTTTTTCTGCCCAGGAGAAGAAGATGGCGCGATAATAGAGATGACTTGTATGGAGGTTAAGAGGATTAAGAGTGGCCTCATTGTTCAGGGGATTGAGGTCAGGCCCAAGAGAATGTAG
- the LOC137745371 gene encoding subtilisin-like protease SBT3: protein MAPGSLVLAAWSPKVASVQIGFIVNLPSDYNLISGTSMACSHASGVAELLKGAHPGWSATAIRSALMATANPLDTTRNPFLDGDHFNSASPLTMGTGRIDPNRALEPGLTYDAASQEYVNLLCSTNFTRKQSYPSLDRAYDCSKPSSYLNYPSFIALYILTKQRQGSKHFRGL from the coding sequence ATGGCCCCGGGGTCATTAGTTTTGGCTGCTTGGTCTCCCAAGGTTGCATCAGTTCAAATTGGGTTCATTGTGAATTTACCTAGCGACTACAATTTGATATCCGGGACATCCATGGCTTGCTCTCATGCTTCAGGTGTAGCTGAGCTACTGAAAGGTGCGCACCCAGGATGGAGTGCAACAGCAATTAGGTCTGCTTTGATGGCCACAGCCAATCCATTGGACACTACTCGCAATCCATTTCTTGACGGTGACCATTTCAACTCTGCTTCACCATTAACCATGGGAACAGGTCGCATCGATCCTAATAGAGCACTTGAGCCGGGCCTAACATACGATGCTGCCTCGCAAGAGTATGTCAATCTCTTATGCTCCACAAATTTTACGCGTAAGCAATCTTATCCGTCACTAGATCGCGCCTATGATTGTTCCAAACCATCTTCCTATCTGAACTATCCATCTTTCATCGCATTATACATTCTCACAAAACAAAGACAAGGGTCCAAACATTTCAGAGGACTGTGA